The Halobaculum magnesiiphilum genome contains the following window.
CGTCGAGGTCGGCGTGCGCCTGCCGGACGACCGCCTCGGCGCCGGCCTTCGAGACGGCGTACGCACCCATTCCCGGCTTCGCGTCGCGGGCGATCGACCCCGAGGGGACGAGGATCCGCGCGTCGTCGGCCAGGTACGGGACCGCCTCCCGGACCGTCGCGAACACGCCGCGGACGTTCGTGCGAAGCGTGTCGTCGAACCGGCTGTATGACTCGCCGTCGAGGGGCATCTCGCCGGGCGCGCCGTGGGTGACGCCGGCGTTGGCGACGACCACGTCGATCCCCTCGCGCTCGCCTGCGCGGTCGGCGTGTTCCATGAGGCGTTCGAGGTCGAACTCATCGCGCACGTCCGCCCGGAGGCCCGAGGCCGAGCGCGAGAGCGCGTCGACCGTCTCGTCGACCGCGTCGCCGTCGCGCGAGCAGACGACGACGTGTGCGCCGGCGTCGCCGAACGCCGAGGCGACGGCTCGCCCGACGCCGCGCGTTCCGCCGGTGACGACCGCGGTGATTCCGTCCATGGGATCGCCAGGGGTCGGCGGGAGGTAGTGGTTGCGGGCCGCGGCGCCGCGGGTGGAGGGGTCCGTGGGTGACGAAATAGGGCTCGTCGGAGAGCGCCCCCGTCCGTGCGCCCATATTTATACGCCGCCCCGCCGTAACACGGTTAATGCGTGACCCTCGTGACCGCTCCTCGCTGGCCGGCGAGGACGTGGTCGTGATCGGCGGCGGCTTCGGCGGGCTGTCGACGGCCTGCTACCTGGCCGACGCCGGCGCCGACGTGACCCTCCTGGAGAAGAACGAGCAGCTCGGCGGCCGGGCCTCCACGCTGGAGGCCGAGGGCTTCCGGTTCGACATGGGGCCGTCGTGGTACCTGATGCCCGACGTGTTCGAGACGTTCTTCGGCCACTTCGGCCGGAGGCCGTCGGAGTACTACTCGCTGTCGCGGCTGGACCCCCACTACCGGATCTTCTTCAAGGACGGCGATCGGGTGGATCTCGTTCCGGACCTGGAGACGAACCGCGAGACGTTCGAGTCGTACGAGACCGGCGCCGGCGACGCCTTCGACGACTACCTCCGCAAGTCCGAGCGCAACTACGAGATCGGGATGGAGCACTTCGTGTACGAACACCGCGACGACCTCGCGGACTTCGTCGACCCCGACGTGCTGCGCTACTCGTGGGGGCTGTCGCTGATCGGGTCGATGCAGGACCACGTCGAGGACTACTTCGATCACCCGAAGCTCCAGCAGATCATGCAGTACACGCTGGTGTTCCTCGGGGGATCGCCGCACAACACGCCGGCGCTGTACAACCTCATGAGCCACGTCGACTTCAACCTCGGCGTCTACTACCCGGACGGCGGCGTCGGCGCCGTCGTCGACGGCATCGTCGAGTTGGGCGCCGAACTCGGGGTCGACTACGTGACGAACGCGCCGGTCACCGCGATCAAAGGACAGCGCGGCGGGTTCAAGGTGGAGACCGCCGCCGGCGACGGCGACGCCGCGGCCGGGATGGCCGGAGTCGCCGCGGACGGCGCCGGTGACACGGCCGGCGCGTCGGCCGACGCCGCGATCGCGACCGGAGGCGGCGAGAGCTACTTCCCGGATCTCGTCGTCAGCGACGCCGACTACGCCCACACGGAGCAGGAGCTGCTCGCGCCGCGCAAGCGCCAGTACGACGCCGACTACTGGGAGTCGCGCACGTACGCCCCCTCCGCGTACCTCCTGTACATGGGCGTCGAGGGCGACGTGGAGGAGCTCGCCCACCACACGCTCGTGCTCCCGACCGACTGGGACGAGCACTTCGAGCAGATCTTCGAGGACCCGGCCTGGCCCGACGACCCCGCCTACTACCTCTGTGTCCCCTCGAAGACCGACGACACCGTCGCGCCGGAGGGGCACTCGAACCTGTTCGTCCTCGTCCCGATCGCGGCGGGGCTTGAGGACACGCCGGAACTCCGGAGCCGGTACCGCGAACTGGTCCTGGAGGACATCGCCGAGAACACCGGCGTCGACCTGCGCGAGCGCATCGTCTTCGAGGAGGAGTTCTGCGTCGACGACTTCGCGACGCGCTACAACTCGATGAAGGGGTCGGCGCTGGGGCTCGCGCACACGCTGCGCCAGACGGCGCCGTTCCGCCCCGGCCACGAGTCCTCGGAGGTGGACGGCCTCTACTTCACGGGGTCGACGACGACGCCCGGGATCGGGGTTCCCATGTGTCTGATCTCGGGGCTGCTCACGGCCGAAACGATGGCCGAATCGTCCTGACCGCGCCCATGCCGACCGCCACCGACCCGACCGATTCCGGCGACGCCGATGCGACCGACTCCGCCGATCCCGACGCGAGCGACTCCCTCGACGGCGACCCGACCGACCGCGCCGGCGCCGCCGCGAGCGCCCGCTACCTCCTGAAGCTCTCGCGCCCGCGCTTCTGGCTGTACCTCGCGGGGCCGATCGTCGTCGGGGTCGCCTTCGGCGCGGCGAACGTGGCCGAGCTATTCGCCCTGGAGAACGTCCTCCTGTTCGGCTACTTCCTGCTCCCGGCGAACCTGTTCCTCTACGGCGTCAACGACGTGTTCGACCGAGACGTCGACGAGGAGAACCCGAAGAAGGGCGGCCGGGAGGTCCGCTACGGCGGCGACCGCCTCGTCCCCGCGGTCGTCGTCGCGTCGCTGGCGCTGGGCGCGGGGACGTTCGCGATCATGCCGCCGGCGGCGTGGCCGTACCTCGCGGGCTTCTTCCTCCTCGGGGCGGGGTACTCGGCGCCGCCGCTGCGGTTCAAGACGACGCCGCTGCTGGATTCGCTGTCGAACGGGCTATACGTCCTCCCCGGCGCGGCGGCGTACGCCCTCGTCGCCGGAACCGCGCCGCCGCTCGCGGCGCTCGCGGGCGCGTGGCTGTGGGCGATGGGGATGCACACGTTCTCGGCGATCCCCGACATCGAGCCGGACCGCGCGGCGGGTATCCGGACGACCGCGACCGCGCTCGGCGAGTCGCGGACGCTCGTGTACTGCGCGGCCTGTTGGCTCGCCGCAGCGGGCGCGTTCGCAGCGGTCGACCCGCGGATCGGCGCGGTGTTGCTCGCGTACCCGGCCCTCGTGGCAGTCGTCCGCCTCGCGGGCGTCGCCGTCGACCGCGCGTACTGGTGGTTCCCCGCGATCAACACCGCCGTCGGCGCCGTACTCACGATGGGCGCGCTGACCCGGATCGTCCCCCCGGAGGCGGTGCTGCCGTGAGTCCCGAGACCCGCCCGGGACGGCTCACGGCCCTCCGCGAGGCGATACCGGCCGACCGGCGGGAGGCGGAGGCGAGCCTCGACGCGCTCGTGCGCGAGAACCGGTTCACCATCTCGGTCGTGTTTCCGGTCGTGGGCGCGGTCCTGCTCGTCGCCAGCGCGGAGGGCGCGTTCGCGGGCACGCCGCTTGCCCCGCTGGCGTTCAACGGCGGCATGCTCCTGCTCGGGACGCTCGTGATGCGCTCGCCGCTGGTGGTCGGACTCGCGCCGCTGGTGGGGAAACGCGAGTTGGCGGGGATCGGGCTGCTGTCGGCGTACGCGTACGCCATCGAGTACGTCGGCGTGACGACCGGGTGGCCCTACGGCGAGTTCGAGTACCTCGTCGCGCTCGGGCCGGAACTGGGCGGCGTTCCCCTGGGGTTGCCGGTGTTCTTCCTCCCGCTTGTGGCGAACGCCTACCTCCTGTGTCTGCTCCAGCTGGGCGACCGGGCGGAGCGCGCGGCCGTGCGGCTGCTCGCGGTCATCGCGCTCGTGCTCGTCATGGACGTGGTGCTGGATCCAGGGGCCGTCGCGCTCGGCTTCTGGGCGTACGAGGGGGTCGCCGACGCGGGCGCCGTCGGCGTGCTCTCCGGAGCGGGCTTCTACGGCGTCCCGCTGTCGAACTACGCCGGCTGGGTCGTCTCCGCGACCGTCGCGGTCGTCGCGCTCGACGCCGCCTTCGACCGCGCGGCGCTGCGCGAGCGCCTCGCCGAGTGCGAGTTCATGCTCGACGACATGGTGAGCTTCGTGCTGCTGTGGGGCGGCGTCAACCTCTGGTTCTGGAACCCCGTCGCCGCCGCGGTCGCGGCGTGCATCGGTATCGGACTGGTCCGTGCCGACCGCTTCGACGCGTCGCTGCTCAGGCAGGCGTTCTGAAGGACGGACCGGGAAGGAGAGGCCGCGGCGTCGACAAAGAAACCGAAACCGACCGCGTCAGCGCGCGCGAGAACGGCGACCCGCGGCGTCAGCGCGCGCGAGAACGGCGACCCGCGGCGTCAGCGCGCGGGGACGCGGTCGGCGTGGCCGGCGCCCGAACGGTTCGACTCGCTGTCGCCGTACCGGACACAGGAGACGCGGCGGAACACGGTTTCCGGGTCCTTACATCTGAACCACGCCCACCGCGTTCTGACGAACAGCTTCAGCTTGCGCAGCGACCCGAGTTCCGGCGTCTCGGTGAGCGTGTCGAAGCCGCGCTCGCGGATGAGCGCGTGGTGCTCGGCGTACAGCACCGCCGCCAGCAACACGGCGAACTGGCAGTCCTCGGGGAGGTATTTGATCCCCGCGACGCCCTCCTTGTACAGCGACTCCGCGCGGCGAAGCTCGTGGCGCATCGCCGCCTCGACGTTCCCGTCGAACTCGAAGCGCTTCAGCTGTGCCTCGGTGACGCCGTACTCGCGGAGGGTCTCCTGGGGAAGGTACACCCGGTCCAACTCGACGATGTCCTCGCGCACGTCCCGCAGGAAGTTCGACAGCTGGAACGCGTCGCCGAGGGCGGTCGCGTGCGGGAGGGCGGCATCGGGGTCCTCGGGGTCCATCACCGCCGTCATCATCCGACCGACGGCGGAGGCGGAGCCGTCCATGTACGCCTCGAGGGCCTCGTACGTCTCGTAGCGGTCGGTGTCGATGTCCTCGCGCATCGCCTCGATGAACGTCTCGACGTCCTCCTCGGCGATATCGTGTTCCTCACACAGCTCGGCGAACGCCGAGAGGACGGCGTCGTCGGTCTCCTCGCGGCCGAGCGCGGCGTCGCGGAGGCGATCCAGCTCCCGGCGCTGTTCCTCGGACGGGGCCGTCTCCGCGCCGTCGACGACCTCGTCGGCGACCCGGAAGAACGCGTACAGCACGTACGTCGGCTCGCGAACCCGTTCGGGCAGCACCCGGGTCGCGAAGTGGAAGGTCTTCCCCGTGCGCTGTTGGATGCGCTTGCTCCGGGCGATCTGGTCGTCGGCTACCATCGTCGCCCCGACGCGTCCCGCACGCTGTCTTCACTGTCCCGTCCTCGCATCTGAGTAGAATTCCTTACGGCGGCCGACACCATAACAGTTGGTGCCGGTTCGGGCGTGCGGTTTCGGCCGTTCTCGACCGGAATTTTCTCGCCGTGAGCCACGTCACATTGCGCCCGCTCGGCGCGCCGATCCCGACGGCGTTGCGAACGAGGCGGCGGTCAGCCGTAGAACGGGTCCGAACAGTCGAAGACGACGCCGTGATGCGGACAGACGTACTCGCAGTGGCGATGGACCATCGACGCCCCGCAGTAGGGACACGGGCGCGTCCGCTTCGTCGACTCCTCGGGTTCGCTCACGGTCGACCCGTCGTGGCGCGGCGACAAAGCGGTTCTGACCGCGCAGCGTCGTTCGGCGGCGACAGCGTCCACCGCCCATCCGCCGGCGGCCGTCCATCCGGCGACCGCGACGCCGCCGGCGACGGTCCCTCCGCCGACGCGACGGTTACCCCACCGTGCGCGTTTTACCGCTGGAAGCCCGTATACGCACGAATGACACCACCTCGCGTCCGGCGCGTCGCGGTCGCGACCGCCTCCGGCGTCGCGGTCGCGGCGGGCACGTTCCTCGTCGCCGGCTTCTCGCCCCGGTGGGTCGTCGTCGCGATCGCCCAGACCGTGCTGCTCGCGCTCCCCGACGCGGTGTTGGCGGCCGGGATCCAGGGACTGGGCAGCACCGGCCAGCCGCTGCTGGTCGCCGGCTCCGCCGGGCTCGCGGTGGCGCTGTTCGGCGGGCTCGCGCTGCTCGCGCTCCGTGTCGGCCGGGTCGCCGACAGAGACCGTGCCGAGATCGTCTTCCTCGTCGGGGCGCTCCAGGCGCTCGCGGCGTTCCTCCTGGCGGTGAACCCGGCGGCGGCCGTCGTCGGGGGCGCGCTCGGCGCAGCGGTCGTCGGTCTGGCGGGCGCGTCAGCGACCGGAACGGGGGAGGTCTCCCGGGGGCGACGCGGGCTGTTGCGGTCGGCGGGCGCCGCGGCGGCGGCCGTCGGCCTCGCGGGAGCAGGACCGCTCGCGCGGGCCATCGGCGGCGGGCCGGACGGACGCGACCGGGCGGAGCCGGTCGAGCGCGACCCCCTCGTCGAGCGCCTGCTCGATGGCGCCGCGGCGCGCTCGTTCGACCTCGCGGGCGCGGAGCCGCTCGTCTCCGAGTCGTTCTACGTCGTGGACAAGAACGCGGCCGACCCGCGGGTCGACCCCGACTCGTGGTCGCTGCGGGTCACCGGCGCCGTCGACGAGGAGATCGAGATCGACCTCGACGCGGTCGAATCGCGGCCCGCACAGCACCGGTTCGTCACGCTCCGGTGCGTCGGCGACACGGTGAACGGCCGGAAGACCGACACCGCGGTGTGGACCGGGTTCCCCGTCGCCGATCTCCTCGAGGAGTCGGGCGTTCGGCCCGACGGCTGCTGTGTCATGGTGCGCGCCGCGGACGACTACTACCAGGCGTTCCCGCTGTCGGCGCTGCGGGACGGCCTGCTCGCCTACCGGATGAACGGCCGTCCGCTCCCGCGCCAGCATGGTGCGCCGGTTCGGGCGCTGATCCCGGGTCACTGGGGGGAGATCAACGTGAAGTGGATCACCGAGATCGAGATCCTCGAGGAGGAGGCGACGGGCTACTGGGAGGAGCGCGGCTGGCACGGCACCGGCCCCGTCTCGACGGTCGCGAAGCTCCACCACGTCGAGACCGACGACGGCGCGGTCTCGGTCGGCGGCCACGCGTACGCCGGAACGAGGGGGGTCTCGGCCGTCGAGGTGTCGACCGACGGCGGCGACACCTGGAGCGAGGCCGACCTCACGGATCGCCTCCCCGGGGCGACCCCCGCCGACGCGGACCCCGACGACCCCGACGCCGTCGGCGGCGAGGCGGCGGACGCCTGGCGCGGCTGGCGCTACGAGTACGAGGCCGACGGGGAACACGAGGTCGTCGTCCGCGCGGTCGAGGCCGACGGCACCGTCCAGCCCGCCGCCGAGCGCGACCCGTTCCCCAGCGGCGCCTCCGGCTACGCGAGCCGGACGGTTCGCCCCTGAGCGGGTCCGGTCCCGGGTCGAGCGTCCAGAGCCCGGTCTATCGATCGGAGCCGTTATTAACCGCAACCGGCGCGTTAGCAACATGGCCGACGTGACTACCGACGGGGCCGGGCGTTCCCGGCCGACTCGGACCCGGCTGATCGGCGCCGCGAGCACGGCGGCGCTGGTGGCCGCCACCGCGTACGCGCTCGCGACGGGACGGACGAAGCTGTTCGGGATCGCGTGGATCGCGTTCGCGGCGATGGCGCTGGCAGGCTGGCTCGGCGCCCGGACGAGCGACACGCACGCCGGAACGCTCGTGTGGGGGTACGGGCTCGCCGCCGGCGCGATGATCACCAGCGCCGCCGTCTTCCTCCTCCCGCAGTCGATCGGTCAGCACCCCGCCTACGGCGGGTTCGGCGTCGCGCTCGGGCTGCTCGTCGGCTACGGCGCCCACACGCTCGGTCACCGCCTGTCGCACATGGACCTCCCGCTGGACCGCTCGCTGGCGGAGCTGACCGCCCACGCCGTGAGCGCCGGCGCCATCATCGGCATCATCTACGGCAACATGCCGGAGTTGGGCCTCCTGCTCGGGCTGTCGATCGTCTCCCACAAGGGACCGGCCGGCTACGCGGCGGTCCGCCGGTTCTCCGGTGGCGGCGGCGACTGGTCGGCGATCCTGCTGCCGGCGTCCGGCGTCGGCGTCGCCGCGATCGCCTCGTCGCTGTTCGCGCTGCCCGCCTCGGGGGCGGTCCGCGGCGTCGTCTTCGGCTTCGCGACCGGCGTCTTCCTCCACGTCGCGATGGACTTCCTCCCCGAGTGTGAGATCGGCAGCGAGGTCCACGAGTCGCTGAGCCACGAGGGCGACGCCCACACCCTGCTGGACCGCCTGCGCGTCCACGCCGTCGCCAGCACCGCGCTCGGCGGGCTCGCGGTGTTCGTCGGCTGGACGTTCGTCGTCTGATAAGGAAAACGGACCGCGGTTTCCACGGCGATGCTTACGACGTGACCCGTCGGATCTGCACGGAGATGCCGGCGGCCGCGACCAACAGCACCGCCAGGTTGAACGCGCCGTGGAACAGCGAGCGGTACTCCGCGACGACCCACTGGTTGATCGTCCGGGAGACGGCGCCGTAGAACTGGATGCCCGCGACGAGCGCGAGCACGACCAGCGCGACGAGCACGAGGTAGTTCACGTACCGGGTGACCCTGTCGCCGACGCCGGCCCCGCGGTCGGCCGTCTCGGTCGGCGCACCGCGATCGACGGATTCGGTCGCGCCGCCGCCGTCGACGCTCGCGGGCGTTCCGGAATCCGCAGACTTCGCCTCTCGCCCCGTCGTCGCCGGTTCGGTGTCGCTCGATTCGTCCGCCGTCTGGATCTTGTCGTCGGTGCCGCCGGTCTCGTCGGTGTGATCGGTCTCGTCGGTCCGGTCAGTGTTGTCGGTGTCGTCGGTCATTGTCGGGTTCGCCTCCGTGCGAGCAGCGCGGCGCCGAGCAGCGCCACGACCGCGAGCGCCGGGCCGAACCCGGGCGCCCCGGTCGAGGTCTCGGTCGCCCTCGGCGCCTCCGTCATTCGGTCGTCCGCCCCGTCGCCGCCTTCGAAGTCGCCGACCTCGAACTCCACCTCGCGGGTGGTCTCGTTGGCCGAGATCGTCTCGGTCGGGTCGAGGTTCGCCACCGAGCGCGCGGTGTCGACGAGGACGCCGTCGCGGTACACCGCGGCGTCGACGTAGTAGTTGTACTCGCTCGGAACGGTCACCTCGGTCGTCGCGTCGGCGGTGCGGCCGGGACCGATGTCGCTGACGGTCGTGGAGTCGCGCGCGGCGACGAGGTTCGACTCCGCCTGCCGGACGATGACCTCGACGCGCAACTCGTCGCTCGACTCGGCGCCGCCGTTCGTCAGCGACGCCGCGACCGCCAGAGTGGTTCGGTTCGCCTCCTCGTCGACCGAGGCAACGGACACCGAAAGCGGCGGCACCGCCTCGCTCTCGGTGAAGCGGACCTCGGTGCCGAGCGCCTCCAGCCCGGAGACCTCCGTCCGATCGCGGTCGACGACCTGTCCGTCGCGGAAGACGACCGTCTCGATCACGTAGCCGCCCTCGCGGGGCACCTCGATCGTCGCGTTCACCGGAACGCTCCGGTCGCCGGTCAATTCGTCCAGCTCGAGCGTCCGTTCGGTCGTCAGGAGGCCGGATTCCGCGTCGTAGGCGCGGTAGCGCACGGAGACGTTGTCCGTGGGGTTGCCGCGGTGGCCGATGCGGGTGTGGAGCGTCAGCGTCGCCGTCGCGCCGTCGACCTCCCCGGGTGCGATCGCCGGCGACTCGGCGATAGAGACGTGACCGGGACGGACCGGCCCGTCCGCGGTCGGGTCTGCGAGGACGCCGGGACCCACGGCGACCCCGAGGAGGGCGACGAGCAGGACGGCGACCGCGCCCGCGGTCAGCCGTCGTTCTCGTGACATGCGGCCGGGACTGCACAGGCGCGTGGTAAACCCTTTGTGCTGTCCCGATCCCGCACAGTTCCCCGACCCGACGATCGCCGGTACCGTTTTGCGCCGTGCGCTCGGGAGTTCGATCATGCTGTACGTCCTGGCGACGAACTCGGTTCGAACCAGCGAGGTGCTGTGCGAGTACCTCCGCGACCGACTCGCACCCGGCGATGCGGTCCACGCGGTCAACTCCCAACGGGGCGGCGACCGGACGGATTCCGTCGAGATCAGGGACGGCGAGAACGCGCTCGCCGCCGTCGAGGACGCGCTCGGGGGTGTCGCGGACGTGACCGTCGAAACGCACCAGTTCGTGCGCGGCAACCCGCCCGCCGAGGACGTGCTCGCGTACGCCGACGACGTGGACGCCGACGAGTTCGTCATCGGGATCCGCGACCGCTCGCCGACGGCGAAGGTGGTCTTCGGCAGCGTCGCCCAGGACATCCTCCTCGGGTCGAACCTCCCGATGCGCGTCGTCCCCCGGGAACAGGTGTAGGAACGCCGATCCCCCGCCCGTCGCCCTCCCTCGGCCGCACGCTACCTTTCGTGAGTCCGGTTCGCACACCGGCGGGTGATTGAAGCGCCGGGACGGCGAGGTCCGGGGTATGCCCGGTCCCGTGTTCCGTCGCGGCGAGACGGTCGAACTGCGGACGGTCGAGGAGGAAGACGCCGGTTTCCTGGCAGAGCTGGTCAACGACCCGCGGGTCCGCGCGGGGACCGCGATGGCGACCCCGGTCAGCGAGGCGGACGAACGCGAGTGGATCGACGCCGTCGGCGACGACGGCGGGGTGCACCTGCTCGCGTGCGTCGACGGCGACCCCGTCGGGATCGCCGGCGTGAACGCGCCGAACGAGACGTGGGGGGTGGCGGAGCTCGGCTATCAGTTCGCGCCCGACGCCTGGGGGAACGGCTACGCCACCGACGCCGCCCGCGAGCTGTGCGCCCACGCCTTCGCGGAGCGACGCCTCCACAAGGTGTCCGCGAAGGTGTACGAGACGAACCCCGCCTCCGCGCGGGTGTTGGAGAAGGTCGGCTTCGTCGAGGAGGGACGCCACCGCCGGGAGGCGTTCGTCGACGGCGAGCACGTCGACGTCAGGCGGTTCGGCCTGCTCGCCGACGAGTGGCGCAGCGAGGCCGACAGCCGATAGCGTTCGCGGCGGCCTTCCGCCGGCCGTCCCCGCTCGAACGGACGACGACCAACGCCGTCGATACCGAGGCGAGCGGGAGTCTCGCCTGGGTCGATCCCGGGTACCGGCCCTACTTCGTCCACCTGATCTCGTATTCGAGTTCGTACCGCTGCTCGCCCGTCTCCGAGTCGGTGAGGCGTTCGAGTTCGACTTCGAACGTCGGGTCCTCGGGGACGGCGACCTCCCGTTGGGTCTCGGGACTCTCGAGGCGGACGGTTCCGGCTTCGATCGCTTCGGCCGCGGCGACGAGCGTCTCGGCGATCTCCGCTCTCGTTCGCGGTTCCTCGGTCTTGAACAGCTCCTCCTCGGGCATACTCGACTGTCGGTTCCCGGAGGTATTAGCGTCCCCTGTCGGTTCCCGTGGCGTGGGTTCGAGGATCGGTTCCCCGCCGTTCACCGCGGTTCCGGGGCGAGAGACATCGCTTGAGGCGTCTGGGGACAACCGCGCGCTCAGCGACCGGTTCCGTCGTTCGGACGCACACTATCGCGTCCGGACGCGCAGTTGTCTACTCCAGCAGCTCCTCGGCGAGCATCGGGACGAACGTCCCCACGTCGGTCACCATCCCGACCGCCTGCGCGGAGCCGCGGTCGAGCAGTTGCGTGACGGTGGCGGGGTTGATGTCGACGCAGACGGTTCGCGTCGTCGACGGGAGGCAGTTGCCCACCGCCACCGAGTGAAGCAACGACGAGAGCATGAGCACGAGGTCCGCGTCCCGAGCCTGGTCACGGATGGCGTTCTGTGCCTCGACGGCGTCGGTGATCGTGTCCGGGAGCGGGCCGTCGTCGCGGATCGAGCCCGCGAGCACGAAGTCGCGGTCGTTGTCGACGCACTCGTACATGACGCCCTCGGTGATCAGCCCCTCGTCGACGGCGTCCTCGATGCCGCCCGCCCGGATCACCTCGCTGATCGTGTAGATGTGGTGTTTGTGACCCTTCCGGGGGTGTTCCATCGTCTCCACGTCCATCCCGAGGCTGGTGCCGTACATCGACCGCTCCATGTCGTGGACAGCGAAGCCGTTGCCCGCCGAGATCGCGTCGACGTACCCCTCGCGAACGAGCCGCGCGAGCCCGGGCCCGCCGCCCGAGTGGATGACCGCGGGGCCGGCGACACACAGCACGCGCCCGCCCTGGGCCTTCGTCTCGGCGATCGCCTCGGCGATGTCCCGGATGAGCGACGCGGAGGGACGCTCGGCTGAAACGCCCCCGCGCATGAACCCGAACGGTCCCGAGGAGTCGCGGGGGCGTTCCGGCGGCTTCACCCGGATGCCGGCGTCGCCGGTGACGACGAGGTCGCCCGCCTCGATCCCGTTGAGCACCTTCGTCTCGGCGGAGACCGAGTCGCCGTCGCGGTCCACGACGATCGCACAGTCCATCTCGATGTTGTCCACGCCGACCCAGTCGCCGTCGACGCGCACGTCGGTCGGGTGGTTCGTCGTC
Protein-coding sequences here:
- a CDS encoding GNAT family N-acetyltransferase, with the protein product MPGPVFRRGETVELRTVEEEDAGFLAELVNDPRVRAGTAMATPVSEADEREWIDAVGDDGGVHLLACVDGDPVGIAGVNAPNETWGVAELGYQFAPDAWGNGYATDAARELCAHAFAERRLHKVSAKVYETNPASARVLEKVGFVEEGRHRREAFVDGEHVDVRRFGLLADEWRSEADSR
- a CDS encoding amphi-Trp domain-containing protein, which translates into the protein MPEEELFKTEEPRTRAEIAETLVAAAEAIEAGTVRLESPETQREVAVPEDPTFEVELERLTDSETGEQRYELEYEIRWTK
- a CDS encoding TIGR00300 family protein — translated: MTVSDVVELEGHIIDSGLMERAFTVVMDLGGEFDIEEFRVGTSKDKESYCRMRVIADDEATLHPILHELHQSGATLAAPTDATLTPAPDDNVVPDGFYSTTNHPTDVRVDGDWVGVDNIEMDCAIVVDRDGDSVSAETKVLNGIEAGDLVVTGDAGIRVKPPERPRDSSGPFGFMRGGVSAERPSASLIRDIAEAIAETKAQGGRVLCVAGPAVIHSGGGPGLARLVREGYVDAISAGNGFAVHDMERSMYGTSLGMDVETMEHPRKGHKHHIYTISEVIRAGGIEDAVDEGLITEGVMYECVDNDRDFVLAGSIRDDGPLPDTITDAVEAQNAIRDQARDADLVLMLSSLLHSVAVGNCLPSTTRTVCVDINPATVTQLLDRGSAQAVGMVTDVGTFVPMLAEELLE